A stretch of the Flavobacterium sp. 5 genome encodes the following:
- the uvrA gene encoding excinuclease ABC subunit UvrA, with protein MLDTDNTIEVQGARVHNLKNIDVSIPREKLVVITGLSGSGKSSLAFDTIYAEGQRRYVETFSAYARQFLGGLERPDVDKIDGLSPVIAIEQKTTSKSPRSTVGTITEIYDFLRLLYARGADAYSYNTGEKMVSYSDDQIKELIIQNFTGKRINILAPVIRARKGHYAELFQQITKQGFLKVRVNGDILDLVSGMKLDRYKTHDIEIIVDRMVIEDNPENDKRLSESINTAMHHGENVLMVLDQDTNEVRYFSRNLMCPTTGISYQNPEPNLFSFNSPKGACAHCNGLGTVNEINVGKIIPNSKLSIKAGGFAPLGEYKSSWIFKQLEIIGEKYGFKLTDAVETISEEAMEMILNGGKEKFSIESKVLGITKEYKIEFEGISHFIKNQHDESGSTTIKRWAKEFMDEIKCPVCEGSRLKKEANYFKIYEKNISELCDMDISDLTTWFLDLDNHLSDKQKLIATEVIKEIKDRLAFLMNVGLNYLALSRSSKSLSGGEAQRIRLATQIGSQLVGVLYILDEPSIGLHQRDNEKLIHSLEQLRDIGNSVIVVEHDKDMIEQADYVIDIGPKAGKYGGKIISIGTPAETLASDTITAQYLNGKMKLNIPEKRREGNGKFLKLTGATGNNLKNVTIDLPLGKMICVTGVSGSGKSTLINETLYPILNAYYFNGVKIPKPYKKIEGLEHIDKVIDIDQSPIGRTPRSNPATYTEVFTEIRNLYTMTSESMIRGYKAGRFSFNVKGGRCETCEGSGVRTIEMNFLPDVYVECETCQGKRFNRETLEIRYKGKSISDVLNMTVDEAVPFFENIPKIYRKIKTIQDVGLGYITLGQQSTTLSGGEAQRIKLAGELSKKDTGNTFYILDEPTTGLHFEDIRVLMDVINKLVDKGNTILIIEHNMDVIKLADYIIDIGPEGGKGGGELVAKGTPEEIIKNKKSYTAQFLKKELS; from the coding sequence ATGTTAGACACAGACAATACGATAGAAGTTCAAGGTGCGCGCGTACACAACCTAAAAAACATAGACGTTTCCATCCCTCGTGAAAAATTGGTGGTTATTACAGGGCTTTCGGGTTCTGGTAAATCCTCATTGGCTTTTGACACAATCTATGCCGAAGGTCAGCGCCGTTATGTAGAAACTTTTTCGGCTTATGCAAGACAATTTTTAGGTGGTTTAGAGCGTCCTGATGTTGATAAAATTGATGGGCTTTCGCCAGTAATTGCTATCGAACAAAAAACAACCAGCAAAAGCCCCCGTTCTACTGTGGGAACTATAACTGAGATTTATGATTTCCTGCGTTTGCTTTATGCTCGTGGTGCTGATGCATATAGTTATAACACTGGAGAAAAAATGGTTTCTTATTCGGATGACCAGATCAAGGAACTAATCATTCAGAATTTTACTGGAAAGAGAATTAACATTTTGGCTCCCGTAATTCGTGCTAGAAAAGGGCATTATGCAGAATTATTTCAACAAATAACTAAACAAGGTTTTTTGAAGGTTCGCGTAAATGGTGACATCTTAGATTTAGTTTCGGGAATGAAATTAGATCGCTATAAAACCCATGATATTGAAATTATTGTAGATCGAATGGTGATCGAAGATAATCCTGAGAATGATAAACGTTTATCCGAAAGTATAAACACAGCTATGCATCATGGTGAAAATGTTTTGATGGTTTTGGATCAAGATACGAATGAAGTACGTTATTTCAGTAGAAATTTAATGTGTCCTACAACTGGAATATCCTATCAAAATCCTGAGCCTAATTTATTCTCTTTCAACTCACCAAAAGGTGCTTGTGCGCATTGTAACGGATTGGGAACAGTTAATGAAATTAATGTTGGGAAAATCATTCCGAACTCTAAATTATCTATTAAAGCTGGAGGATTTGCTCCTTTAGGCGAATATAAATCATCTTGGATTTTCAAACAATTGGAAATCATCGGTGAAAAATATGGTTTTAAATTGACGGATGCTGTTGAAACCATTTCTGAAGAAGCAATGGAAATGATTCTGAATGGTGGAAAAGAAAAATTTTCAATCGAATCAAAAGTTTTGGGTATAACCAAAGAATATAAAATTGAGTTTGAGGGTATTTCACATTTCATTAAAAACCAACACGATGAAAGCGGTTCTACAACGATAAAACGTTGGGCAAAGGAATTCATGGACGAAATAAAATGTCCTGTTTGCGAAGGTTCCCGTTTGAAAAAAGAAGCTAATTATTTTAAAATATACGAGAAAAACATATCCGAGTTATGTGATATGGACATTTCGGATTTGACTACCTGGTTTTTGGATTTGGACAATCATTTATCAGATAAACAAAAACTAATTGCAACTGAAGTTATTAAGGAAATAAAAGACCGATTGGCTTTTTTGATGAATGTAGGTTTGAATTATTTGGCTCTAAGCCGAAGTTCCAAATCGCTGTCGGGAGGCGAAGCTCAACGTATTCGCTTGGCAACGCAAATTGGTTCACAGTTGGTCGGAGTTTTATATATTTTGGATGAGCCAAGTATTGGTTTACACCAAAGAGATAATGAAAAGCTGATTCATTCTTTGGAGCAGTTACGTGATATTGGAAACTCAGTTATTGTTGTAGAACACGACAAAGATATGATTGAACAAGCCGATTATGTTATTGATATTGGTCCAAAAGCCGGAAAATATGGTGGTAAAATTATTAGCATTGGAACTCCAGCAGAAACTTTAGCTTCAGATACTATCACAGCACAGTATTTGAATGGAAAAATGAAACTGAATATTCCTGAAAAGCGCAGAGAAGGAAATGGAAAATTCTTGAAGCTGACTGGTGCAACAGGTAATAATTTAAAAAATGTTACAATTGATTTGCCGTTAGGAAAAATGATTTGTGTTACAGGGGTTTCAGGGAGTGGAAAATCAACATTGATTAATGAAACCCTCTACCCTATTTTGAATGCATATTATTTTAATGGAGTTAAAATACCGAAGCCATATAAAAAAATAGAAGGTTTAGAACATATTGATAAAGTAATTGATATTGACCAAAGTCCAATTGGTAGAACACCACGTTCTAATCCTGCCACATATACCGAAGTTTTTACTGAAATTAGAAATTTATACACCATGACATCCGAAAGTATGATTCGTGGCTATAAAGCTGGACGTTTTAGTTTTAATGTCAAAGGTGGGCGCTGTGAAACATGCGAAGGTTCTGGTGTTCGTACTATTGAAATGAACTTTTTACCTGATGTTTATGTTGAATGTGAAACATGTCAGGGGAAACGTTTTAACAGAGAAACATTGGAGATTCGATACAAAGGAAAATCTATTTCGGATGTATTGAATATGACGGTTGATGAAGCGGTTCCTTTCTTTGAAAATATTCCTAAAATTTATCGAAAAATAAAAACGATTCAGGATGTTGGTTTGGGTTACATTACGCTCGGACAACAAAGTACCACACTTTCGGGTGGTGAAGCACAACGTATTAAACTGGCTGGTGAATTATCTAAAAAAGATACTGGAAATACCTTTTATATTCTGGACGAACCTACAACAGGATTGCATTTCGAAGACATTAGAGTATTAATGGATGTAATTAATAAATTGGTAGACAAAGGAAATACGATTTTGATTATCGAACATAATATGGATGTAATTAAACTAGCTGATTATATCATAGATATTGGCCCTGAAGGTGGAAAAGGTGGAGGAGAATTGGTAGCCAAAGGAACTCCAGAAGAAATTATAAAAAATAAGAAAAGCTATACAGCTCAATTTTTGAAAAAAGAATTATCTTAG
- a CDS encoding TIGR00730 family Rossman fold protein, producing the protein MKLEDFDNDEDKVIQDSFKQKTWNEIRSNDSWGIFKIMSEFVNGYDTMGRIGPCVTIFGSARIKPEDHYYLLAEKIAFKISKAGYGVITGGGPGIMEAGNKGAHLGGGTSVGLNIELPFEQHFNPYIDRDKNLNFDYFFVRKVMFVKYSQGFVVMPGGFGTLDELFEAITLIQTKKIGKFPIILVGTKFWAGLIDWIKTVLVEQEHTISPDDLNLFKIVDTEDEVVEVLNKFYKKYDLSPNF; encoded by the coding sequence ATGAAACTAGAAGATTTTGATAATGACGAAGACAAAGTAATTCAAGATAGTTTTAAACAAAAAACTTGGAATGAGATTAGATCCAATGATAGTTGGGGAATTTTCAAAATCATGTCGGAGTTTGTAAATGGTTATGATACAATGGGTCGTATTGGTCCTTGTGTTACTATTTTTGGTTCGGCAAGAATAAAACCAGAAGATCATTACTATTTATTAGCTGAAAAAATTGCTTTTAAAATCAGTAAAGCTGGTTATGGCGTAATTACTGGTGGTGGCCCTGGTATTATGGAAGCTGGGAATAAAGGAGCACATTTAGGTGGCGGAACTTCGGTTGGACTGAATATTGAATTGCCTTTTGAACAACATTTTAATCCCTATATTGACAGAGATAAAAATTTGAATTTTGATTATTTCTTTGTTAGAAAAGTAATGTTTGTAAAATATTCGCAAGGATTTGTAGTGATGCCGGGCGGATTTGGAACTCTTGACGAATTATTTGAAGCTATTACTTTAATTCAGACCAAAAAGATTGGTAAATTTCCAATTATATTGGTTGGAACAAAATTTTGGGCCGGTTTAATTGATTGGATAAAAACGGTATTAGTTGAACAAGAACATACGATAAGTCCTGATGATTTGAATTTATTTAAGATTGTAGACACTGAAGATGAAGTAGTTGAAGTTTTGAATAAGTTCTATAAAAAATACGATTTGAGTCCTAATTTCTAA
- a CDS encoding aminopeptidase — MKSIGKIILLLIVLLVTQKQYAQHQSKMTAVVNMGSKTVAIDQEITFYNQSNDTLTSIVLNDWNNAFSDKESPMGKRFSDEFYNKFHMASTEELGGTINLKIEDAQKFFTWERTKKDPDYITITLNKTLLPNQKVKLHLTYTEKIPSNKFTEYGYFEKYGMHLKNWFLTPARYENKEFIKYNNENLDDIANAISDFYIDLKITGKNAITTNLTIDQLTQADQETNVNLIGKNRNDVDLIIEKESSYTSYKVNNLEIFTNIRSGRFNDSLKTEIIKRVVDYSKNQIGEYPFEKIVISEADYEKNPFYGLNQLPKFMRPFHEDFLFEIKFLKTYLNNYLKSSMQLDSRKDNWIYDGIQIYTMMDYIDEYHPGSKMLGSASKFYLLRNFKMAQTDFNEQYSYYYMLMARKNLDQPLNAPKNALIKYNVQIANKYKAGLSLHYLDDYLGNEIVLAGIKQFYDLNKQKQTNRSDFEELLKLKAPKNIDWFFNYIIDSRETIDYKFDAVSKTKDSVTFIVKNKGVPLVPMPVFGIREKQVVFKKWLETNEIDKELTFERKSIDKLTLNYANEVPEFNLRNNSKSLRPFSLNRPLKMTFFEDLEDPHYSQLFYVPTLFFNKYDGFSPGINFYNYSFFNKPFTFSLNPMYSINTKSVVGSYNLAYNQFLREGRLYNIRYALNGSYYHYAPDAAYLKLYPSVSLSLREPNYRDNRRQSITLKYNIINKEPSAIVIDSTDNYSILNLKYFNIKTEVTSHVKFLTDVQFSGYFGKVSAEMEYRKLFKDNRYFNARVFIGTFLYNSNNTQNYNFGVSRVNDYLFDYAVYARSDTTGILSQQYFFAQGGFKSFVNPEDSNRWLATTNLSYSLLWNWFDAYADFGLVKNKGFQNSFIYDSGLRLNLVQDYFELYFPVYSSNGFEPSEKNYGEKIRFIFVFSPKSLINLFTRKWF; from the coding sequence TTGAAATCTATCGGTAAAATTATCCTGTTACTTATTGTTTTGTTGGTAACTCAAAAACAATATGCTCAGCATCAATCAAAGATGACTGCAGTTGTGAATATGGGTTCTAAAACGGTTGCTATTGATCAAGAAATTACTTTTTACAATCAATCCAATGACACTTTAACCTCGATTGTATTAAATGATTGGAATAATGCTTTTTCGGATAAAGAAAGTCCAATGGGAAAACGATTTTCTGATGAATTTTATAATAAGTTTCACATGGCATCTACAGAAGAGCTTGGTGGGACTATCAATTTAAAAATTGAAGATGCTCAAAAGTTTTTTACTTGGGAAAGAACTAAAAAAGATCCTGATTACATCACAATTACACTAAATAAAACGTTGCTTCCCAACCAAAAAGTAAAACTCCATCTCACATACACAGAAAAAATACCTAGCAATAAATTTACTGAATATGGTTATTTTGAAAAATATGGTATGCATCTTAAAAATTGGTTTCTAACGCCAGCGCGATATGAAAACAAAGAATTTATAAAATATAATAACGAGAATCTTGATGACATTGCAAATGCAATTTCTGATTTTTATATTGATTTAAAAATTACTGGCAAAAATGCAATTACTACCAACCTGACAATTGATCAATTAACACAAGCTGATCAAGAAACTAATGTCAATTTAATTGGAAAGAATAGAAATGATGTTGACCTTATTATAGAAAAGGAATCTAGCTATACCAGTTACAAAGTTAATAACTTAGAAATCTTTACAAATATTAGATCAGGGAGATTTAATGACTCTTTAAAAACTGAAATAATAAAAAGAGTTGTTGATTATAGTAAAAATCAAATTGGTGAATATCCATTTGAAAAAATAGTCATATCTGAGGCTGATTATGAAAAAAATCCTTTTTATGGTTTGAATCAATTACCTAAATTCATGCGCCCTTTCCATGAAGATTTTCTATTTGAAATAAAATTTTTAAAAACCTATTTGAATAATTATCTTAAAAGCAGCATGCAATTGGATTCCAGAAAAGATAATTGGATTTATGATGGAATTCAAATCTATACTATGATGGACTATATAGATGAATATCATCCGGGTAGTAAAATGCTGGGGTCTGCTTCAAAATTTTATCTACTTCGAAATTTTAAAATGGCTCAAACTGATTTCAATGAGCAGTATAGCTACTATTATATGCTGATGGCCAGAAAAAATTTAGATCAACCGCTAAATGCTCCTAAAAATGCATTGATAAAATACAACGTTCAAATTGCTAACAAATACAAAGCTGGATTGAGTTTACATTATCTTGATGATTATCTTGGAAATGAAATAGTTTTGGCTGGAATTAAGCAATTTTATGATCTAAACAAGCAAAAACAAACTAATCGAAGTGATTTTGAAGAGCTTTTGAAATTAAAAGCTCCTAAAAATATTGATTGGTTTTTTAATTATATTATTGATAGCCGGGAAACGATTGACTATAAATTTGATGCTGTTTCTAAAACAAAAGACAGCGTAACATTTATAGTGAAAAATAAAGGAGTCCCATTAGTTCCAATGCCTGTCTTTGGAATTAGAGAGAAACAAGTTGTTTTTAAAAAATGGCTAGAAACTAATGAAATTGATAAGGAACTTACATTTGAAAGAAAAAGTATAGACAAATTGACCTTAAATTATGCAAATGAAGTTCCAGAATTCAATTTAAGAAACAATTCAAAATCACTGCGCCCTTTTTCATTAAATCGTCCCTTAAAGATGACTTTTTTCGAAGATTTAGAAGACCCACATTATTCTCAATTATTTTATGTACCTACTCTATTTTTTAACAAATATGATGGTTTTTCACCTGGAATAAATTTTTATAATTACAGTTTTTTTAATAAACCATTCACGTTCTCTTTAAATCCAATGTATTCTATCAATACTAAATCAGTGGTAGGTAGTTACAACTTGGCATACAATCAGTTTTTAAGAGAAGGCAGATTATATAATATTAGATACGCATTAAATGGTTCTTATTACCATTATGCCCCGGATGCTGCCTATTTAAAATTATATCCTAGTGTATCTTTATCATTAAGAGAACCTAATTACAGAGATAATAGAAGACAATCTATAACTTTAAAATATAATATTATAAACAAAGAACCTTCGGCAATTGTTATTGATAGTACCGATAACTATTCTATCTTAAATCTTAAATATTTCAATATTAAAACTGAAGTAACAAGTCATGTCAAATTCTTGACAGATGTCCAATTTTCGGGTTATTTTGGTAAAGTATCAGCTGAAATGGAATACCGTAAGTTATTCAAAGATAACCGTTATTTTAACGCGAGAGTTTTTATAGGTACGTTTTTATATAATAGTAATAATACTCAAAACTATAATTTTGGAGTTTCTCGAGTGAATGATTATTTGTTTGATTATGCCGTTTATGCTCGATCAGATACTACAGGAATCTTAAGTCAGCAATATTTCTTTGCACAAGGAGGTTTTAAATCTTTTGTAAATCCTGAAGACTCAAATAGATGGTTAGCAACAACTAATTTAAGTTATTCTTTACTTTGGAATTGGTTCGATGCTTATGCAGATTTTGGTTTAGTTAAAAACAAAGGCTTTCAAAATTCGTTTATTTATGATAGTGGTTTACGGTTAAATTTAGTTCAAGATTACTTCGAATTGTACTTTCCTGTATATTCTTCAAATGGATTTGAGCCGTCAGAAAAAAATTATGGAGAAAAAATTCGTTTTATCTTCGTTTTTAGCCCAAAATCATTAATTAATCTTTTTACCCGAAAATGGTTTTAA
- a CDS encoding thiamine pyrophosphate-dependent enzyme — protein sequence MIKEKVNTGLTFEDFKTEVLNDYKIAIISRECSLLGRKEVLTGKAKFGIFGDGKEVPQLAMAKCFKNGDFRSGYYRDQTFMMAIGELTIQQFFAGLYGHTDIDLEPMSAGRQMGGHFVTHSLNEDGSWKNLTQQKNSSADISPTAGQMPRLLGLAQASKIYRNVTDIPNSEQFSIEGNEIAWGTIGNASTSEGLFFETMNAAGVLQVPMVMSVWDDEYGISVHARHQTTKENISEILKGYQREEGTNGFEILKVKGWDYVDLIATYEKAAEIARENHTPVLIHVNQLTQPQGHSSSGSHERYKNAARLAWEKEFDCIRQMKLWMIAINIASPEEIETIDLDAKKEVFEGKKAAWNAFINPIVEEQNELIAILERIAVSSTKKEEILKNISSLKSIKSPLKKEIMVVARKSLRLIINEIDKVELSAWITNYIKKTQPKFSSNLFSESDKNVFSVKEVLPEYPSNAIADTDGRMILRDNFDAIFSKYPETLIFGEDAGNIGDVNQGLEGMQEKYGELRVADVGIREATILGQGIGMALRGLRPIAEIQYLDYLLYAIQIMSDDLATLQYRTVGKQKAPLIIRTRGHRLEGIWHSGSPMGMIINAIRGIHVLVPRNMTQAAGFYNSLLECDEPALVIECLNGYRLKEKMPLNYGEFKTPIGVVETLRKGTDITLVSYGSTLRLVEQAAKELFEIGIDCEIIDLQSLLPFDIRQDIVKSIEKTNRLLVIDEDLPGGASAYILQQIVEQQNAYIHLDSKPQTLSAKAHRPAYGTDGDYFSKPSAEDIYEKIYEMMHEVNPSKFPSLY from the coding sequence ATGATTAAAGAGAAAGTCAATACTGGTTTAACATTCGAAGATTTCAAAACTGAAGTTTTAAATGATTACAAAATCGCCATAATAAGCCGAGAATGTAGCTTATTAGGCCGTAAAGAAGTATTAACTGGAAAAGCCAAATTTGGTATTTTTGGAGATGGTAAAGAAGTTCCTCAGCTTGCCATGGCCAAATGCTTTAAAAACGGAGACTTTCGTTCAGGTTACTATCGCGATCAAACTTTTATGATGGCTATTGGTGAATTAACCATTCAACAATTTTTTGCAGGTTTGTATGGTCATACAGACATTGATTTAGAACCAATGTCAGCAGGAAGGCAAATGGGCGGTCATTTCGTAACTCATAGTCTGAATGAAGATGGATCATGGAAAAACCTGACACAACAAAAAAATTCTAGTGCAGATATTTCTCCAACTGCTGGTCAAATGCCAAGATTACTTGGATTAGCTCAAGCATCAAAAATATACAGAAACGTTACAGATATCCCAAATTCAGAACAATTTTCTATTGAGGGTAATGAAATTGCTTGGGGAACTATTGGTAATGCCAGTACCTCTGAAGGATTATTTTTTGAAACTATGAATGCTGCGGGAGTTTTACAAGTCCCGATGGTAATGAGTGTCTGGGATGATGAATATGGTATTTCTGTACATGCGAGACATCAAACAACCAAAGAAAACATTTCTGAAATATTAAAAGGATACCAAAGAGAAGAAGGCACTAATGGTTTTGAAATATTAAAAGTAAAAGGTTGGGATTATGTTGATTTGATTGCAACTTATGAAAAAGCTGCTGAAATAGCGCGTGAAAACCACACTCCTGTTTTAATTCATGTAAATCAATTAACACAACCTCAAGGGCATTCTAGTTCAGGTTCGCACGAAAGATATAAAAATGCAGCTCGATTAGCTTGGGAAAAAGAATTTGATTGTATTCGTCAAATGAAATTATGGATGATTGCTATCAATATTGCTTCTCCTGAAGAAATTGAAACAATAGATTTGGATGCCAAAAAAGAAGTTTTTGAAGGTAAAAAAGCGGCATGGAATGCTTTTATCAACCCTATCGTTGAGGAACAAAATGAATTAATTGCCATTTTAGAAAGAATTGCAGTTTCTAGTACTAAAAAAGAAGAAATTCTAAAAAATATTTCTAGTTTAAAAAGCATTAAATCTCCTTTGAAGAAGGAAATAATGGTAGTTGCTAGAAAATCACTTCGTTTAATTATAAATGAAATTGACAAAGTAGAATTATCTGCTTGGATTACTAATTATATTAAAAAAACGCAACCAAAGTTTAGCAGTAATTTATTTTCTGAATCAGATAAAAATGTATTTTCGGTTAAAGAGGTTTTGCCAGAATATCCAAGTAATGCTATAGCAGATACTGATGGGAGAATGATTCTGAGAGATAATTTTGACGCTATTTTTTCAAAATATCCTGAAACTTTAATATTTGGTGAAGATGCAGGTAATATTGGTGATGTAAACCAAGGTCTTGAAGGAATGCAGGAAAAATACGGAGAGTTGCGTGTTGCCGATGTAGGAATTCGTGAAGCTACCATATTAGGACAAGGAATTGGAATGGCATTAAGAGGATTACGTCCAATTGCTGAAATACAATATTTGGATTATCTATTGTATGCTATTCAAATCATGAGTGATGATTTAGCAACGTTGCAATATAGAACAGTTGGAAAACAAAAAGCTCCACTAATAATTCGTACTCGTGGACATCGTTTGGAAGGTATTTGGCATTCTGGTTCTCCAATGGGAATGATTATTAATGCCATTCGAGGAATTCATGTATTAGTTCCAAGAAACATGACACAAGCTGCTGGTTTCTATAATTCTCTATTAGAATGTGACGAACCAGCTTTAGTTATTGAGTGTCTGAATGGTTACCGATTAAAAGAAAAAATGCCTTTGAATTATGGCGAGTTCAAAACACCAATAGGTGTTGTTGAGACATTGAGAAAAGGAACTGATATAACACTTGTCTCTTATGGTTCAACCTTGAGATTAGTTGAACAAGCTGCCAAAGAATTATTTGAAATTGGCATTGATTGTGAAATTATTGATTTACAATCCTTACTTCCATTTGATATTCGCCAAGACATTGTAAAAAGTATTGAAAAAACCAATAGATTATTAGTAATTGATGAGGATCTTCCTGGTGGTGCTTCGGCTTATATTTTACAGCAAATTGTAGAACAACAAAATGCTTACATTCATCTGGACAGTAAACCACAAACTCTGTCTGCTAAAGCCCACAGACCTGCATACGGGACAGACGGTGATTATTTCTCAAAACCATCTGCAGAAGATATTTATGAAAAAATATACGAAATGATGCATGAGGTGAATCCATCAAAATTCCCTTCTTTGTATTAG
- a CDS encoding peptidoglycan DD-metalloendopeptidase family protein: MISLETLFLNLKDIKVIDNTIPYSQYTPFDLSVANLELSQLNISNATEFETYIEQFLAKNKSSVAYGGYNEVRNLYKRSTVFNDLNTEERNIHIGLDLWIKSGTPVLAALDGIVHSFQYNNSLGDYGPTIILKHQLENHTFYTLYGHLSLQSITTIKIGDFFSKGQQLATLGNAAVNGDYSPHLHFQIIKNIENNFGDYPGVCSKNKLPYYLQNCPDPNFLLKIY; the protein is encoded by the coding sequence ATGATATCCTTAGAAACTTTATTTTTAAACTTAAAAGACATCAAAGTTATTGACAATACTATCCCTTATTCACAATATACTCCTTTTGATTTATCTGTTGCTAATCTGGAATTAAGTCAACTAAACATTTCAAATGCTACTGAATTTGAAACTTATATTGAACAATTTTTAGCTAAGAATAAATCATCAGTGGCATATGGAGGTTATAATGAAGTTCGTAACTTATATAAAAGAAGTACTGTTTTTAATGATCTGAATACCGAAGAGCGTAATATTCATATTGGTTTGGACTTATGGATTAAATCTGGTACACCTGTTTTGGCTGCATTGGATGGAATAGTCCATAGTTTTCAATACAACAATAGCCTTGGTGATTATGGACCAACAATTATACTAAAACATCAATTAGAGAATCATACTTTTTATACTTTATACGGTCACTTATCGTTGCAGAGTATTACTACAATCAAAATAGGTGATTTTTTTTCCAAAGGGCAACAATTGGCTACATTAGGAAATGCAGCTGTAAATGGTGATTACTCTCCTCATTTACATTTTCAAATTATAAAAAATATAGAAAATAACTTTGGAGATTATCCAGGGGTATGTAGCAAAAATAAACTGCCCTATTATTTACAGAACTGCCCTGATCCAAATTTTTTATTAAAAATTTATTGA
- a CDS encoding OmpA family protein: MKKLLLLCTCLAFACIVTAASKNSERNIRMYEDNLNHSVDLRNEVYKTDVKIYRVENLIAPFFDKKDSDNDGVADKDDKCPDTPVGVAVNKTGCPLDKDIDGVADYLDKCPDLAGLSALNGCPDRDIDGVSDAEDRCPDVAGLLILKGCPDVDKDGVADIDDKCANTIVGYKVDASGCPLDNDKDGVANEVDLCPDAAGPLALKGCPDTDGDGVTDNIDRCPTEKGNIIDKGCPKIAPADVKKIADIGGKIFFENASAELKVSSFTQLDYLVEILKHYNATDLQIGGHTDNVGGDKYNIDLSQQRAESVKIYLISKGIPDTRLTALGFGDGKPIASNTTSSGRAKNRRVELITYYKE, encoded by the coding sequence ATGAAAAAATTACTATTGTTATGTACGTGCTTAGCATTTGCATGTATAGTCACTGCAGCATCAAAAAACAGTGAAAGGAATATTAGAATGTATGAGGATAACTTAAACCATAGTGTAGATTTAAGAAATGAAGTTTACAAAACCGATGTGAAGATTTATCGAGTTGAAAATTTAATAGCTCCTTTCTTTGATAAAAAAGATTCGGATAATGATGGTGTTGCTGATAAAGATGATAAGTGCCCGGATACTCCAGTTGGTGTAGCTGTTAACAAAACGGGTTGCCCCCTTGATAAAGATATTGATGGTGTTGCCGACTATTTAGACAAATGCCCAGATTTAGCAGGGTTATCAGCTTTGAATGGTTGTCCTGATAGAGATATTGATGGTGTTTCAGATGCTGAAGACCGTTGTCCCGATGTAGCTGGCTTATTAATATTGAAAGGTTGTCCTGATGTGGATAAAGATGGCGTAGCAGATATCGATGATAAATGTGCAAATACAATCGTTGGCTACAAAGTAGATGCATCTGGATGTCCTTTGGATAACGATAAAGATGGTGTGGCCAACGAAGTTGATCTTTGCCCTGATGCAGCTGGCCCTTTAGCACTAAAAGGTTGTCCAGATACTGATGGAGATGGTGTCACTGATAATATTGACCGTTGTCCTACTGAAAAAGGTAATATTATTGACAAAGGTTGCCCTAAAATAGCTCCAGCAGATGTTAAAAAAATTGCGGATATAGGTGGTAAAATTTTCTTTGAAAATGCAAGTGCTGAACTAAAAGTATCTTCTTTTACACAACTTGATTATTTAGTTGAAATATTAAAACATTATAATGCTACAGATTTACAAATTGGTGGACATACAGATAATGTAGGTGGAGATAAATACAATATAGATTTATCTCAACAACGTGCGGAATCCGTAAAAATCTATTTAATAAGTAAAGGTATACCAGATACAAGACTGACTGCTTTAGGATTTGGAGATGGTAAACCTATTGCCAGTAACACTACATCTTCAGGAAGAGCAAAAAACCGAAGAGTTGAATTGATTACGTATTATAAGGAATAA
- a CDS encoding low affinity iron permease family protein — MNKIYNHTENLFEKLVSIGTTILGNSISFLIALCLVLFWWINSLFINNDIHLIIGDIIFGITFLSLFIIQKSFNRFSASLHLKINELISSHEHASNTVLNAEIKTEREITELSKEYSELAEQIKDLNEDVKEELTKELKKTLAD; from the coding sequence ATGAATAAAATATATAACCATACCGAAAATCTTTTCGAAAAACTGGTCTCTATTGGAACCACAATTTTAGGTAATTCTATTTCATTTCTTATAGCATTATGTTTGGTACTATTTTGGTGGATCAACAGTTTATTCATAAACAATGACATACACCTTATTATTGGTGACATCATTTTTGGAATTACTTTCTTGAGTTTATTTATTATCCAAAAATCATTCAATCGATTCTCGGCTTCTTTACATCTAAAAATAAACGAATTGATTTCATCACATGAACATGCCAGCAATACTGTATTGAATGCTGAAATTAAAACAGAAAGAGAAATCACAGAGCTGTCCAAAGAGTATTCTGAACTGGCTGAACAAATTAAAGATTTAAATGAAGATGTAAAAGAAGAACTCACTAAAGAACTTAAAAAAACTTTGGCTGATTAA